TTCTCCGTATCGACAAGCGGCACGGAAAGCATCGCCCGGGTGGGCTCGTAATGCATGTGATAACCGCGCTTCGCCCGCAGCGGTATGCGATAACCGAGCGGTGCGAAAATCTTGTCGGACCATGGTCCGAGGGCTACTACAACCTCCCCTGCGCTGATCAGGCCTTGTGATGTCTGCACGGTCCATGCGTCGGCCTGCTGGCGCAGCGTGGTCGCCTCGCCGGTCAAAAGCTGGCCGCCACCTTCCTCGAACAGTCGCGCGTAGCCCTTCGTCAATGCGCCGGGGTTGGCAACGCTCGCCGGATCTTGCCAATGCAATGCGCCACAGAAACCCGGCGCAAGACCGCATTCGCGCGCCTGGAGTGCGGCGGCATCGAGCGGTGTCACGCGCAATCCATGGGTACGCGCTTTCGCTTCGGCTACTGCGGATTGCCGTTCAAATTCTGCCTCCGTACGGAATGCCTCGAGCCAGCCGCCGTGATGCACGAGGCTGGCAAGACCTGCGCGTGCGATCAACGCATCGTGTTCGACGACGCTTCGCCGGATCAACGGAAACATGTCACGCGCAGCAGCTTCGAGGCGGCTCGGGGACGACTCCCACCAGAAGCGCGCGAGCCATGACGCAAACGTCGGCAGCGCCTTATAGTCCCAGTAAAGGTCCGTCGATTGATTGCGCAGATAGCGCAGCAGCGTAGCGGGATGGCGTGGAAAGGCATAGGGCACGACGGATGAGCTTTCGATCAGCCCGGCATTGCCGAAGCTGGTCTCCTCACCCGGGCCGCGCCGGTCGACGAGTGCCACGCGGCGTCCGCGATCCTGCAGATGCAGCGCGCTCGACACGCCAACCGTTCCGGCTCCCAGCACGATCACATCGAAATCCATCCGCCCGCTCCAATTGCCATGCCACTCACTACTTCGCGATGATGTCGCGCTTGAAGTACTTTTGCGACAGGCTGCTAAGCGTGCCGTCCTTCTTCAAGGCAGCCAGCGCAGCGTCGACCTTTCCAGCCAGCGCCGTGTCGCTCTTGCGCATGCCGAAGCCCGTGCCTTCGCCTAGCGTGGCTGGGTCCGAGAGCGGATTACCGACAATGGCGTAATCATGCCCTTCGGGCTTGCTCAGGAAGCCGGCTTCGACCGTCTGTGCTTCCTGGACCGCGGCGTCCAGACGGCCGGCAATGAGGTCGGAGTAGACCTGATCCTGGTCCTGGTACGAGATGATCGTTACGCCTTCCGTCGCCCAATGCTGTTTCAGGAA
The sequence above is drawn from the Paraburkholderia phenazinium genome and encodes:
- a CDS encoding NAD(P)/FAD-dependent oxidoreductase is translated as MDFDVIVLGAGTVGVSSALHLQDRGRRVALVDRRGPGEETSFGNAGLIESSSVVPYAFPRHPATLLRYLRNQSTDLYWDYKALPTFASWLARFWWESSPSRLEAAARDMFPLIRRSVVEHDALIARAGLASLVHHGGWLEAFRTEAEFERQSAVAEAKARTHGLRVTPLDAAALQARECGLAPGFCGALHWQDPASVANPGALTKGYARLFEEGGGQLLTGEATTLRQQADAWTVQTSQGLISAGEVVVALGPWSDKIFAPLGYRIPLRAKRGYHMHYEPTRAMLSVPLVDTEKGYVIAPMQGRLRLTTGVEIARREAAPTGIQLGRAEHIARPIFGLGRRLDNAPWLGLRPCTPDMRPVIGAAPRHRGLWFSFGHNHHGLTLGPVSGRLLAEMMTGATPVADPYPFRPERFR